From Cellulophaga lytica DSM 7489, a single genomic window includes:
- the prfA gene encoding peptide chain release factor 1 — MIDKLNIVKQRFDEVSDLIIQPDIISDQKRYVELNREYKDLKKLCDKRELYLEFTNNIEEANEIIADGSDAEMVEMAKMQLEEAKAGLPPLEEEIKLLLIPKDPEDSKNVVVEVRAGTGGDEASIFAGDLFRMYTKYCESKGWKTNVIDLSDGTSGGYKEIQFEVTGDEVYGTLKFEAGVHRVQRVPQTETQGRVHTSAATVMVLPEAEDFDVQIDPKDVRIDFFCSSGPGGQSVNTTYSAVRLTHVPTGLVAQCQDQKSQHKNKEKAFRVLRSRLYDLELAKKQEEDAAKRNSQVSSGDRSAKIRTYNYPQGRVTDHRIGLTLYDLQNIINGDIQKIIDELRLVENTEKLKEASEIF, encoded by the coding sequence ATGATTGACAAATTAAATATAGTAAAACAACGTTTTGATGAGGTATCGGATTTAATTATCCAGCCAGATATTATATCAGATCAAAAACGCTATGTAGAGCTCAACAGAGAATACAAAGATCTTAAGAAGTTATGTGACAAAAGAGAACTTTATCTTGAGTTTACAAACAATATAGAAGAAGCTAACGAAATTATAGCAGACGGAAGTGATGCTGAAATGGTAGAAATGGCCAAAATGCAGCTTGAAGAAGCTAAAGCAGGTTTGCCACCGTTAGAAGAAGAAATTAAACTATTGCTTATACCAAAAGATCCAGAAGATTCTAAAAATGTTGTGGTAGAGGTTAGGGCAGGTACTGGTGGAGATGAAGCTAGTATTTTTGCAGGAGATTTGTTTAGAATGTACACTAAGTACTGTGAGTCTAAAGGTTGGAAAACCAATGTTATAGATTTAAGTGATGGTACCAGTGGTGGTTATAAAGAAATTCAGTTTGAAGTTACCGGTGATGAGGTTTACGGTACATTAAAGTTTGAAGCTGGTGTACACCGTGTACAGCGTGTGCCACAAACCGAAACTCAAGGTAGAGTACACACAAGTGCAGCAACAGTAATGGTATTGCCAGAAGCTGAAGATTTTGATGTGCAAATTGATCCTAAAGATGTACGTATAGATTTCTTTTGTTCATCTGGTCCAGGTGGGCAGTCTGTAAACACAACATATTCTGCCGTACGTTTAACACACGTGCCAACAGGTTTAGTAGCACAATGTCAAGATCAAAAATCACAGCACAAAAACAAAGAAAAAGCATTTAGAGTATTGCGTTCTAGATTATATGATTTAGAATTGGCTAAAAAGCAAGAAGAAGATGCGGCTAAACGTAACTCACAGGTGAGTAGTGGAGACCGTTCTGCAAAAATTAGAACCTATAACTATCCGCAAGGTAGAGTTACAGACCACAGAATTGGTTTAACCCTTTACGATTTGCAGAATATTATAAATGGTGATATTCAAAAAATTATAGATGAATTAAGACTAGTTGAAAATACAGAGAAACTAAAAGAAGCATCTGAAATTTTCTAG
- the pyrF gene encoding orotidine-5'-phosphate decarboxylase encodes MTTEQLVAQIHKKKSFLCIGLDVDLAKIPEHLLQEEDPIFAFNKQIIDATHHLCVAYKPNTAFYEAYGIKGWMALEKTIKYLNTNYPEIFTIADAKRGDIGNTSTMYAKAFFEDLAFDSVTIAPYMGKDSVEPFLAFKNKHTILLALTSNAGAFDYQTKLVDGKELYKQVLETSKAYKGAENLMYVVGATKAEYLSEIRQIIPESFLLVPGVGAQGGNLADVCKFGMSSNVGLLINSSRGIIYAGADLNFADSAAEKALELQQQMQIELEKLS; translated from the coding sequence ATGACAACAGAGCAGTTAGTAGCGCAAATACATAAAAAGAAATCTTTTTTATGTATAGGGTTAGATGTAGACTTAGCTAAAATTCCTGAACACTTATTACAAGAGGAAGACCCTATTTTTGCTTTTAACAAGCAAATTATAGACGCTACACACCATTTATGTGTAGCTTACAAACCTAATACCGCTTTTTATGAAGCATATGGTATAAAAGGTTGGATGGCTTTAGAAAAAACAATTAAATACCTAAACACTAATTATCCAGAAATTTTTACAATTGCGGATGCTAAACGCGGAGATATTGGTAATACGTCTACAATGTATGCTAAGGCATTTTTTGAGGATTTAGCGTTTGATTCTGTTACTATTGCACCATATATGGGTAAAGACTCTGTAGAGCCTTTTTTAGCCTTTAAAAACAAGCATACCATACTTTTGGCCTTAACATCTAATGCTGGTGCTTTTGATTACCAAACAAAGCTTGTAGACGGTAAAGAGTTGTATAAGCAAGTTTTAGAGACCTCTAAAGCATATAAAGGAGCAGAAAATTTAATGTATGTTGTAGGAGCAACTAAAGCAGAATATTTATCAGAAATAAGACAAATAATACCAGAGAGTTTTTTACTTGTACCAGGAGTAGGGGCACAAGGAGGTAACCTTGCTGATGTTTGTAAATTTGGGATGAGTAGTAATGTTGGTTTACTTATAAACTCATCTAGAGGTATAATATATGCTGGCGCCGATTTAAATTTTGCCGATAGCGCAGCAGAAAAAGCATTAGAGTTACAACAGCAAATGCAGATAGAGTTAGAAAAACTAAGCTAG